From Bactrocera oleae isolate idBacOlea1 chromosome 4, idBacOlea1, whole genome shotgun sequence:
ctccGCATACTTTGCCTTTGTCGGGTCCTGCATGCTAAATGCAGGCCACTCCCTGGCAGATAcacttccagcagcagcccctttggcatCTCCTTCCTCCCCCTGCTTCTCAGCCGTGTTTTGGCCGCAGGGTTTGGGTCTGGCTGCCTCCGGCGCTACCACTTTCTGtgggccagctttagcttctgccccttTATTAGTGCTTGCCTTGTCatcaggaccaagcttcgctcctgtcctcttcGTGTTTGTTGAGCTTGCTCCAAATGCTgctcttttatgggagcaactcGCTCCCTCCGGCTTTTTTCCTGGAGATCCGGGCTCTCtccgattttttgtttgttgtttttgtttatttgcgttTTGGTTCATTGTTGGTCCCACGAGTGTGGGGGAACGTATGTCcacttgcgcatagcccccgttgcacaagtaaggctatcttattacggagggcgccaggtatccgtaagctccgttcgagactgggctatttaagggcccccagccaggttgatcctcggcacgggtcgcatgacaccttgatccagccctttacccccgaccatggtaaggctcctcatctgtatgctgtgctattgaggaacatcgaacacacagataagaagtctgaccttagctagattcctcacgtcTACGGCAGGGGCGGACTGTTACCAGCTCGTCCCCGCTTGTGTCGTGaatctgtggtatctattaccagtcggcaccctcggggaGGGTTCAGTGGGGGATTTTTGCCGaccattaaatatttaagtatttgctttaaataagcatttaatttttacacaattttcgtaatatgaacaataacaaaggggttccatgttgtcagataataagtgttgccatatctattatatatatatatatatatatataaatatatattttgaaagcaaattaaaatgaacaataaaagaggattataccccaaatacatgaactattattttgttcattcccttctattgataaattatggtattggattggccagggttatttttttaaagcgcggccgaaggccgccagtgcagaaagaagtttgacgcgattgaattatgaacaccccggtgtgggaccgaccagggttatttttttgaagcgcggccgaaggccgccagtgcaaataaaaaatctttacaaaaaaaatctctataaacttcaatttttattaaggataattataataacagtgataattttgaaaatttgatatataaattcatatagcgtaaaaatatagtaaatcagcatcatgatccatttgtgaaattatcagatgcaataaaacatacgtttaagccataaaacctttttcttttattaaaatggaaaattaagttcataatattttgtgattgggttttttatttattttcattgctttcatccgtttggatatggcaacacttattatctgacaacatggaacccatttgttattgttcatattacgaaaattgtgtaaaaattaaatgcttatttaaagcaaatacttaaatatttaatataaaataaatatgtagaaacattgtagtgaagtgttactgtgtaataagtgcataatataaaagaaaagataaccataaatcgagaaattgtaaaatgaaatttgtgaatatttcaacttaaaatgcaaatatctcgaaaactataagtttccggcgagATCTGGAGAATcgagatctggagaatctcctctatccaaccatacccctcttaaccctgaaatcgtgggatgctaaactaaagttttcccaaaaaaaagtttctaaaaacgaattaatcaagtgttagtggatataaaaggggaaaaaaaattaagtgtataattcattttaaatcgcaaaaatacatactttaaatagttgaaattttcaactttaaacggaAATAtccgaaaactataagtttcccgcggctatatctatatatattcttgatcttgaggatctcctctatccgcccatatccATTTTATCctcgaaagcctgggacggtatattAAAGCCGACCCTCCATTTTATCCCTGAAATTCTGGAACGGTATTCTAAAACTGACCCTAATATATATTAACTTAgaataatgtatattttaacAAAGCAAATTGCCACAGTATAAAATatgttgtatttttcttttcttatagcGTATAATTGTTGCAGAACCTAAACTACATTTGGCAATGCCAACGTCAAAAGTGTCAACAGCTGTCGAATTATGCCCTTATCATTTATTTTGGCAATTGAATTCAAAACAGAAATTTCTAGTAGACATTAAAGTTATTCGTTTATCTCTCTATAGAAAGTGGAGAAATGGGCGATATCAAAGTAATACTAATCTGTCACTAATATActtctttaaattattacaCATTTCTAATAACAGGTTGAATTTGCAGTACAAATGCGAGGTGAGGATTGTGCTGAAAGAGTGCGCAATGCCCTTCAGGGTAGTAGCAATGTTCACATTGATTCGACTGAAGGACGAGTTACAATAGAAACAAAGGAACCTTGGTATGTTATTAAGGATAAAATCGAGAGCACTGGACGAAAAGCAGTACTGGTTGGTTTTGGTGGACAGTCCGCGGTTGCGATTATAAATACTACTGGCAGTGACGTTGACCGTACACCGATACAAGGAATTTTGCGTTTTTGTGCGTTAACAAAAGATAGTCCAGGTGTGGTGGTAGACGGTGTTGTAGATGGTTTGACGCCTGGATTACATGGTTTGCATGTGCATGAGTCAGGGGACGTATCAAGTGGTTGCGCTTCCATCGGAGAACATTACAATCCACGCGGCTCACCACACGGCAGTCCGGACAATGCACCTGATGCACGGCATGCGGGTGATTTGGGCAATATACGTGCTGATGAAAGTGGTCGTGCTACCTTTCGTTTTGTCGATCCTGTATTAGATGTGTGGCATATCATTGGGCGCTCAGTGGCGATAACAGCGAATGCTGACGATATGGGGAGAGGCGGCAATGAACGGAGCCGCATCGATGGAAACGCTGGTGAACGGTAAGAATGTGctattaacatttattttagagcttaataaataaataatgtctGGTAATTTATAGCATTGCCTGCGGTATAATTGCACGTTCAGCAGGAATTATggagaatttcaaaaaaatttgtgcTTGTGATGGCGTGACACTATGGGACGAAAGAAATAAACCTATAGCTGGTGGAGATCGCGCACAATAACTATAAGGATTTGGGTAGAGTTAAGCATATAGTTATGTCCAGATAATAAGAGATACGCTAAGGGTGTAATACAGGTgttgtaaatttgtttgttgAAATAATACGCacttgcatttaaaaaaataagtttattcaATTACAATCCTCTATGACTATGCTTTCGTCGTGTTCACTGCTTTGCCTAGCTTTTGACTTTATTTTGGTCAAATGCATTTTGCATTTACTTTTGTAACTTTGTACTATTTTACCACAATGAACAGGTGGGGATATTGAGAAAGTAGCATGAatctaaaaaattgtttaacatttAATACCACAAAatcaaaactaatttaattataacataAAGTACCTCTAGATAATCCTCTAATGATTCATAAGGTATGCATTGTTCCAAAATATCAATTATAGCTTTGAATTCCTCtacttttaaaacaaatttcatatCAGATATATTTCGTTTATACCAATCAGCATATGCCGTAATATTCTTATCAATATCCATCGTTATTGCGGTTGCGGCTCGAACCGACAGAAGCAAATGAAGCATACTCTCGCGTTTGGGAAGTGCCGCTATTTGAC
This genomic window contains:
- the Ccs gene encoding copper chaperone for superoxide dismutase — encoded protein: MGDIKVEFAVQMRGEDCAERVRNALQGSSNVHIDSTEGRVTIETKEPWYVIKDKIESTGRKAVLVGFGGQSAVAIINTTGSDVDRTPIQGILRFCALTKDSPGVVVDGVVDGLTPGLHGLHVHESGDVSSGCASIGEHYNPRGSPHGSPDNAPDARHAGDLGNIRADESGRATFRFVDPVLDVWHIIGRSVAITANADDMGRGGNERSRIDGNAGERIACGIIARSAGIMENFKKICACDGVTLWDERNKPIAGGDRAQ